In Lepus europaeus isolate LE1 chromosome 8, mLepTim1.pri, whole genome shotgun sequence, a single genomic region encodes these proteins:
- the AMTN gene encoding amelotin: MKTAILLFCLLGSTHSLPQFNPALELAPTKQAPDQETPLNQQQPTQVFPALSLIPLTQMLTLLNPAAGMTPGAQTLPLTLEKLDGQQQLQPQILPIIVAQLGAQGTILSSEEVPAAPHIFTGLLLHPLFTSQTSANADGQDEVLPTGQAGVNPAIRATPADDDLGVTTPAGIQRSTPVTEETTSESPKGIQ, encoded by the exons CAGTTCAACCCTGCTCTGGAACTTGCTCCCACAAAACAGGCTCCGGATCAGGAAACACCTCTAAACCAACAGCAGCCAACTCAG GTCTTCCCTGCTTTAAGTCTAATACCGTTAACACAGATGCTCACACTG CTAAATCCTGCTGCAGGAATGACACCAGGTGCCCAGACCCTCCCATTGACCCTGGAAAAGCTGGACGGTCAACAGCAGCTGCAACCACAA atattaCCAATTATTGTAGCACAACTTGGAGCCCAG GGCACTATCCTAAGTTCAGAGGAAGTG CCAGCCGCCCCACACATCTTCACCGGCCTCCTCCTCCATCCCTTGTTCACCAGTCAGACATCGGCTAATGCAGATGGCCAGGATGAAGTCCTTCCTACAGGACAAGCAGGGGTCAATCCTGCCATCCGGGCAACCCCCGCGGATGATGACCTTGGAGTGACCACCCCCGCGGGCATCCAGAGGAGCACACCTGTGACCGAGGAAACCACCTCGGAGTCACCAAAGG gAATTCAGTAA